One genomic region from Streptomyces sp. Li-HN-5-11 encodes:
- a CDS encoding glycine hydroxymethyltransferase yields the protein MSAPLSHESTAFRAALDVIRAVEPRVADAIGQEVHDQREMLKLIASENYASPATLLAMGNWFSDKYAEGTVGRRFYAGCRNVDTVESLAAEHARELFGARHAYVQPHSGIDANLVAFWAVLADRVEAPFLEKTGVRQINDLSEADWAELRQAFGNQRMLGMSLDAGGHLTHGFRPNISGKMFEQRSYGTDPATGLIDYEALRAQAREFKPLIIVAGYSAYPRLVNFRIMREIADEVGATLMVDMAHFAGLVAGKVLTGDFDPVPHAQIVTTTTHKSLRGPRGGMVLCDDSLKDQVDRGCPMVLGGPLPHVMAAKAVALAEARQPAFQDYAQRIVDNSRALAEGLMRRGATLVTGGTDNHLNLIDVAGSYGLTGRQAEAALLESGIVTNRNAIPADPNGAWYTSGIRIGTPALTTRGLGTAEMDEVAGLIDRVLTTTEPGTTKSGAPSKAAHVLDPKVADEISQRATDLVAGFPLYPEVDLG from the coding sequence ATGTCCGCGCCCCTTTCCCACGAGTCCACCGCCTTCCGCGCAGCCCTCGACGTGATCCGCGCCGTCGAGCCGCGCGTCGCCGACGCCATCGGCCAGGAGGTCCACGACCAGCGCGAGATGCTCAAGCTGATCGCCTCCGAGAACTACGCATCCCCGGCCACCCTCCTGGCGATGGGCAACTGGTTCAGCGACAAGTACGCCGAGGGCACCGTCGGCCGCCGCTTCTACGCCGGCTGCCGCAACGTCGACACCGTCGAGTCGCTCGCCGCCGAGCACGCCCGCGAGCTGTTCGGCGCCCGCCACGCCTACGTCCAGCCGCACTCCGGCATCGACGCCAACCTCGTGGCCTTCTGGGCCGTCCTCGCGGACCGCGTCGAGGCCCCCTTCCTGGAGAAGACCGGCGTCCGCCAGATCAACGACCTCTCCGAGGCCGACTGGGCCGAGCTGCGCCAGGCCTTCGGCAACCAGCGCATGCTCGGCATGTCCCTGGACGCCGGCGGCCACCTCACCCACGGCTTCCGCCCGAACATCTCCGGCAAGATGTTCGAGCAGCGCTCCTACGGCACCGACCCGGCCACCGGCCTGATCGACTACGAGGCCCTGCGCGCCCAGGCCCGCGAGTTCAAGCCGCTGATCATCGTCGCCGGCTACTCGGCCTACCCGCGGCTGGTGAACTTCCGGATCATGCGGGAGATCGCCGACGAGGTCGGCGCCACGCTCATGGTCGACATGGCCCACTTCGCGGGCCTCGTCGCCGGCAAGGTCCTCACCGGCGACTTCGACCCGGTCCCGCACGCCCAGATCGTCACCACCACCACGCACAAGTCGCTGCGTGGCCCGCGCGGCGGCATGGTGCTGTGCGACGACTCCCTCAAGGACCAGGTCGACCGCGGCTGCCCGATGGTGCTCGGCGGCCCGCTCCCGCACGTCATGGCAGCCAAGGCGGTGGCCCTGGCGGAGGCCCGGCAGCCCGCCTTCCAGGACTACGCCCAGCGCATCGTCGACAACTCCCGCGCCCTGGCCGAGGGCCTGATGCGCCGCGGCGCCACCCTGGTGACCGGCGGCACCGACAACCACCTCAACCTGATCGACGTGGCCGGCTCCTACGGCCTCACCGGCCGCCAGGCCGAGGCGGCCCTGCTGGAGTCGGGCATCGTCACCAACCGCAACGCCATCCCGGCCGACCCCAACGGCGCCTGGTACACCTCCGGCATCCGCATCGGCACCCCGGCCCTGACCACCCGGGGCCTCGGCACGGCGGAGATGGACGAGGTGGCGGGCCTGATCGACCGCGTCCTGACCACCACCGAGCCCGGCACCACCAAGTCGGGCGCCCCCTCCAAGGCCGCCCACGTCCTGGACCCGAAGGTCGCGGACGAGATCTCCCAGCGGGCGACGGACCTGGTGGCGGGCTTCCCGCTGTACCCGGAGGTCGACCTGGGCTGA
- the trpS gene encoding tryptophan--tRNA ligase, whose product MANDRPRVLSGIQPTAGSFHLGNYLGAVRQWVALQETHDAFYMVVDLHAITVPQDPAELRANTRLAAAQLLAAGLDPDRCTLFVQSHVPEHAQLAWVMNCLTGFGEASRMTQFKDKAAKQGADRASVGLFTYPILQVADILLYQAHEVPVGEDQRQHVELTRDLAERFNGRFGQTFTVPKPYILKETAKIYDLQDPTVKMSKSASTPKGLINLLDDPKATAKKVRSAVTDTDTVIRFDPETKPGVSNLLSVYSTLTGTGIGELEEKYAGKGYGALKTDLAEVMVGFVTPFRERTQAYLDDPETLDSILAKGAEKARTVAAETLSQAYERVGFLPAKH is encoded by the coding sequence ATGGCGAATGACCGACCGCGCGTGCTCTCCGGAATCCAGCCCACCGCAGGCTCGTTCCACCTCGGCAACTACCTCGGCGCCGTCCGTCAGTGGGTGGCCCTGCAGGAGACCCACGACGCGTTCTACATGGTCGTCGACCTGCACGCGATCACAGTTCCCCAGGACCCGGCCGAGCTGCGGGCGAACACCCGGCTCGCCGCGGCCCAGCTGCTCGCCGCCGGGCTGGACCCCGACCGCTGCACGCTGTTCGTCCAGAGCCACGTCCCCGAGCACGCCCAGCTCGCCTGGGTCATGAACTGCCTCACCGGCTTCGGCGAGGCGTCCCGGATGACCCAGTTCAAGGACAAGGCCGCCAAGCAGGGCGCCGACCGCGCCTCCGTCGGACTGTTCACGTACCCGATCCTCCAGGTCGCCGACATCCTGCTCTACCAGGCCCACGAGGTGCCGGTCGGCGAGGACCAGCGCCAGCACGTCGAGCTGACCCGTGACCTCGCCGAACGCTTCAACGGCCGCTTCGGCCAGACCTTCACCGTCCCGAAGCCGTACATCCTCAAGGAGACGGCGAAGATCTACGACCTGCAGGACCCGACGGTCAAGATGAGCAAGTCGGCGTCCACGCCGAAGGGCCTCATCAACCTGCTCGACGATCCGAAGGCGACGGCGAAGAAGGTCAGGAGCGCGGTCACCGACACCGACACCGTCATCCGTTTCGACCCGGAGACCAAGCCCGGCGTGAGCAACCTCCTCTCCGTGTACTCGACCCTCACGGGGACGGGTATCGGCGAACTGGAGGAGAAGTACGCCGGCAAGGGCTACGGTGCGCTCAAGACGGACCTCGCCGAGGTGATGGTCGGGTTCGTGACGCCGTTCCGGGAGCGGACGCAGGCGTACCTGGACGACCCCGAGACGCTGGACTCGATCCTGGCCAAGGGCGCGGAGAAGGCGCGCACGGTCGCCGCGGAGACCCT